One genomic region from Gossypium hirsutum isolate 1008001.06 chromosome D13, Gossypium_hirsutum_v2.1, whole genome shotgun sequence encodes:
- the LOC107920424 gene encoding calponin homology domain-containing protein DDB_G0272472 encodes MGRKTRKKHVDDTPTSSSSPSTSDDSKSSLERRHRHRKVRRRKDESSRREKERKREKRKRKEKERERKRRKSRREDRREKRRDYGSDSKSGSGSSSGSDSEEDKRRVEPEVVVQQILKEFPNVGNDLKQLLQMIDDGQAVDIKGISERSLNKHLKKLFLSLKLKENGDRVFLLSSKSRPTLGVVGHLIQAHTEPKEQQLTNSGSVKDAHSIPEHAESSQVMDENNSDRDDSATPKKRVIGPAMPSAELLAAAAKLTEAQAELREAEIEEDDELFIGPPPTALVAEAESANEAERFEEVTRIMGVGSDCPYDVIGANRNTTADNIKKKYWKLSLMVHPDKCPHPQAHQAFIILNKAFKELQDPDKRKALDEKIKLKEEQEEFKAELRAMREAAQWRRLQGISMEGDDELLAEVEVKAPPKRDEWMTTLPPERKPGVTMQSTKFSKSTKEGRGDTSVWTDTPLERAQKAKMHYLEAYNEAAALASNEEEKTKKSSSDADLVDKYNKEKRSKSLVQKHQEEASKRPKKKSKQQSEKEKDEWEGKHPWKPWDREKDLTAGRQSVNLDTENMVKGLTSRFSTGSFQRNFL; translated from the exons ATGGGAAGAAAAACAAGGAAGAAACATGTAGACGACACACCCACTTCATCTTCATCTCCGTCAACCTCAGACGATTCTAAATCGTCGTTGGAAAGGCGCCATCGGCATCGGAAAGTCCGGCGTAGGAAGGATGAAAGTTCCAGGAGGGAGAAAGAgcgaaaaagagagaaaagaaagaggaAGGAGAAAGAAAGGGAGAGAAAAAGAAGGAAATCCCGGAGGGAGGATAGAAGGGAGAAGAGAAGGGATTATGGGTCTGACTCTAAATCCGGCTCCGGTTCCTCATCCGGGTCTGATTCTGAAGAGGATAAAAGGCGGGTTGAGCCTGAAGTAGTTGTCCAACAGATTTTGAAGGAGTTTCCTAATGTTGGTAATGATCTGAAACAG CTTCTTCAAATGATTGATGATGGGCAAGCTGTTGACATAAAGGGCATATCTGAAAGATCACTGAATAAGCATTTGAAGAAGCTATTCCTATctttaaaactaaaagaaaatggTGATAGAGTGTTTTTACTCTCTTCAAAATCTCGTCCTACCTTGGGTGTTGTTGGCCACTTGATTCAGGCTCATACAGAACCCAAAGAGCAACAACTCACAAATTCTGGTTCGGTGAAGGATGCACACTCTATCCCAGAGCATGCTGAATCTAGCCAAGTAATGGATGAAAATAATTCAGACAGAGATGATTCTGCCACCCCTAAAAAAAG GGTGATTGGCCCTGCAATGCCCTCAGCTGAGTTACTTGCTGCAGCAGCCAAATTAACAGAAGCCCAGGCTGAGCTCAG AGAAGCTGAGATAGAGGAAGATGATGAACTCTTTATTGGACCTCCACCAACTGCTCTGGTTGCTGAGGCTGAATCGGCAAATGAAGCAGAACGTTTTGAAGAG GTCACAAGAATTATGGGAGTTGGATCTGATTGTCCATATGATGTTATAGGAGCAAACAGAAATACGACTGCTGATAATATAAAGAAAAA GTACTGGAAACTGTCTCTTATGGTGCATCCAGACAAGTGTCCTCATCCACAGGCGCACCAAGCATTTATCATACTCAACAAAGCTTTTAAGGAGTTACAAGATCCAGATAAG CGAAAAGCACTGGATGAGAAAATAAAACTGAAGGAGGAGCAGGAGGAATTCAAG GCCGAGTTGCGAGCAATGCGTGAAGCTGCACAATGGAGAAGATTGCAAG GTATATCAATGGAGGGTGATGATGAGCTGCTCGCGGAGGTGGAAGTTAAAGCGCCCCCAAAAAGGGATGAATGGATGACAACACTACCTCCCGAGAGGAAA CCTGGTGTGACAATGCAATCGACAAAATTTAGCAAGAGCACGAAAGAAGGGCGGGGTGATACTAGTGTGTGGACCGATACACCTTTAGAGCGAGCCCAAAAAGCAAAGATGCA TTACTTGGAAGCCTACAATGAGGCTGCTGCGCTTGCTTCGAATGAAGAAGAAAAGACGAAGAAAAGCTCTTCAGATGCAGATTTGGTGGAtaaatataataaagaaaaacGATCGAAATCACTGGTACAGAAGCATCAAGAAGAGGCTTCAAAGCGACCGAAGAAGAAATCAAAGCAACAGTCAGAGAAAGAGAAAGATGAGTGGGAGGGTAAACATCCATGGAAGCCATGGGATCGGGAGAAGGACCTGACAGCCGGAAGGCAGAGTGTAAATCTCGATACAGAAAACATGGTTAAAGGTTTAACGTCCAGGTTTTCAACTGGATCTTTTCAGAGGAACTTCCTTTAA